The DNA segment GCTGTAAAATGTGTTCGGGAACGCTAGTAGTATGTGGAAATGCTTGCTGTATGGCAAGTAGTTGAGGAAGGCAAGGATCCCAATGATATGGAACCACCAGCACGCGCGTTCTACGATGATCAGACCTGTAGTACTGAGCCCGTACAATAAAGGCACTATAAACCCACTGACAGGGAACGCACCCGCTTGAATGTAATGGTCCGCACCACGCTCTTGCAAGGTAAGGTCGGCAGCATTCATGGTCAGGAACGCTGTCATCAGTGCGATCTCGGTGAACAGGATGATGCTGGCATCGCTGCGTGGCCATCCATCCATTTCCTTCATCCAAAATCGTTTGAGGCGAAGGCCCTCTCTGCGCACAAGGAATGCAACACAAGCCAGTAGTACGCCTAAGGCTAGTAATTCAAAACCACCGATGAGAAAATCATAGAGCGGTCCAAGGAGACTGAGTACGCGATGTGTTCCGAAAAGGCCATCGATGATGATCTCCAACACCTCGATATTGATGATCACGAAACCTGCATACACAATGATGTGCAAGAATCCAGCAATTGGCCGTACGACCATTTTGCTCTGGCCAAGAGCAACGCGTGCCATGGTTCCCCAGCGTTCTCCGGGACTGTCACTCCGGCCCTCATCCCTTCCTAAATTAATGTTCCGTGCGATACGCTTAACGTTACGTGCAAAGAACCAAGATGCCGCAACGACAATAACCGCAAAAATAATGTTGGAGATGATACTCACTTGATCTCTTCTTTTTGTAGGCCTTTCTGGATCCGATCGATATCGCTATCACTCAACTTAGGTAAACGATCCTTCTTGCCGAACAAAGATAAATGGACATATCGGTTCGGGTTGAGCCGAAGATCTTCCATGAGCATATCCAATTCACTACTGGCAGAGCGTAAATTATTGTACAACGAATCATCCTTTATCAATAGACCAAGCGTGCCCTCGCCACTATTCAGCTGATCCATGATGTTCTTGAGTTGGGCGCTACTCGCACTCAGGTCATGAAGCACCTTTTCTATTTGTCCGTTCGCCATGGTGCTTGTGATCGTATCCACATTCTGCAGGATATTTGAAATATTCGCATTGGACGCGGCAAGATTCTCAGACACTTTGCGCAGGTTCTCCAATGTTGCATGGATCGAAATGGCTTCCGAAGCCATGAGCTTATCAAGCCTTTCTGCTGTTTTATCGAATGACTCCAACGTATGACGTATACTTGAGAAGCTTGCGTTGATATCACCCCGGGTCGTATCGTTCAGGATCAAATTCAAGGCAGTAAGCACGGAATCCACACTGGAGAACATGCTCTCCGCTTTTTTCTTCAATGGATCGATCTGGCCACTCACTGCATCCGTAAGACTAAGTTGCGCATCACCGAACAACGTATCACCTTGGCTGACCTCTGCAGGGCCTGGCCCTAGGATCAACTGTAGGGAACGAGAGAACAGGTCTGCACTGTAGATACGGACCTTGGTTCCTTCGGTAAGCATCAGGCGATCCTCATCCATTTGGAATGTAACCGCGATCGAACCACTTCCGTTCGGCATCAGTTCACGATGAATGACCTGACCTACCTTATATCCATTGAAAAAAACCGGTGTTGCTTCAGTAACTCCCGAAATGTCGTCGTATACCACATGGTAAACATTCCGTTTTTGGAAAAGATCAATACCCTTGAGGTAATTCACCCCAAAAACCAATAACAATATGCCACCAAGAACCAATAGTGCAATCGAATACTCACGGCGCATCTTCATCTACTTCGTTGTCCTTATTCACTGACCTTGGGCCAATTTAAGCGCTTCTTGCAGATCCATGCGTTGATCATTCCTATATGCAACGATGAAAGCCCCATCGTATCCGACATCCCTGCACCGCTTTTGAACTGCACGTGCACCTTCCAGCGAATGCTCATTACCGATGGAATAGCGGAACAGACCAGCACTCTTGTATTCTTCAACGCCTTCCAGTCCATTGAAATTCCTCGGTTTGGGATCAACGTGTTTACTGGTCGTGGCGATCTGTACTTTGAATCTGATCGCATCCTTGGAGTGTGACGGTGTCTCTTCTGGTGGCGCTGACGCCGGGTCAGGTTCCGGATCGTTAGGCTTTTCCGGAAGGATCGAAGCAGTGGTGGTATCCACCCCTTCCATGGAATCCTTATACTCCTTGAATGCCCGATATACAGCCGATGCCATGTAATCCTGACCAAGTTCGCCTTGTAGGAATTCCTCTTCAGTTGCATTGGTCAAAAATCCCAACTCCACCAGAACCGCAGGCATCGTGGTGTAACTGATCACCAGGAACCCTGCTTGTTTCACGCCGCGGTCCGGGCGGCCTACGCGTTCCCTGAACTGCTTCTGGATCAATGACGACAGTAAAAGGCTTTGGTCCATGTGCGTATTCTGGAGCAAGCCCAAAGCGATCATGCTCTCGGGATCCTTCGGATCGTAGCCATCATACTTCAATTCGTGGCCATCTTCCATCAAAATGGCAGCATTCTCCTTTTGTGCCACTCGCATATTGGCCTCGGTCTTGTGCAGACCCATAACATATGTTTCGCAGCCGTTCGGTGAATGGTTCTCGTTCGCGTTGCAGTGTATACTGATGAAGACATCG comes from the Flavobacteriales bacterium genome and includes:
- a CDS encoding N-acetylmuramoyl-L-alanine amidase — its product is MIKQLTYVSVVAAALTLFCSQALGQGRDASRIRTVVLDAGHGGKDPGNLGTGRFKTTEKDVSLNVVRLIGKYIKEAYPNVNVIYTREDDRFIELMERTNIANKAKADVFISIHCNANENHSPNGCETYVMGLHKTEANMRVAQKENAAILMEDGHELKYDGYDPKDPESMIALGLLQNTHMDQSLLLSSLIQKQFRERVGRPDRGVKQAGFLVISYTTMPAVLVELGFLTNATEEEFLQGELGQDYMASAVYRAFKEYKDSMEGVDTTTASILPEKPNDPEPDPASAPPEETPSHSKDAIRFKVQIATTSKHVDPKPRNFNGLEGVEEYKSAGLFRYSIGNEHSLEGARAVQKRCRDVGYDGAFIVAYRNDQRMDLQEALKLAQGQ
- a CDS encoding MCE family protein, which codes for MKMRREYSIALLVLGGILLLVFGVNYLKGIDLFQKRNVYHVVYDDISGVTEATPVFFNGYKVGQVIHRELMPNGSGSIAVTFQMDEDRLMLTEGTKVRIYSADLFSRSLQLILGPGPAEVSQGDTLFGDAQLSLTDAVSGQIDPLKKKAESMFSSVDSVLTALNLILNDTTRGDINASFSSIRHTLESFDKTAERLDKLMASEAISIHATLENLRKVSENLAASNANISNILQNVDTITSTMANGQIEKVLHDLSASSAQLKNIMDQLNSGEGTLGLLIKDDSLYNNLRSASSELDMLMEDLRLNPNRYVHLSLFGKKDRLPKLSDSDIDRIQKGLQKEEIK
- a CDS encoding (Fe-S)-binding protein, whose protein sequence is MSIISNIIFAVIVVAASWFFARNVKRIARNINLGRDEGRSDSPGERWGTMARVALGQSKMVVRPIAGFLHIIVYAGFVIINIEVLEIIIDGLFGTHRVLSLLGPLYDFLIGGFELLALGVLLACVAFLVRREGLRLKRFWMKEMDGWPRSDASIILFTEIALMTAFLTMNAADLTLQERGADHYIQAGAFPVSGFIVPLLYGLSTTGLIIVERACWWFHIIGILAFLNYLPYSKHFHILLAFPNTFYSNLFPKTQLKNMDRVTGEVRSMLDPSVPPPEPVVLKVGDIEMPERFGAKDIFDLSWKNLMDAYTCTECGRCTSECPANITGKLLSPRKIMMDTRDRLEEVGKVIDAKGKWEDDGNSLHSRITEEELWACTTCNACTQACPVNIDPVGIIIDMRRYLVMEESRTRPALTTMFTNVENNGAPWAFGPDKRMDWTQD